One Paraburkholderia caffeinilytica DNA segment encodes these proteins:
- a CDS encoding non-ribosomal peptide synthetase, with product MTSFPIALHHRIRALARIEPDAPALASFTPHTVRLTRGELDSRAARLAAQLREAGVTTEVRVGVCVARSCDLFVALLAVLKAGGVFVALDPRHPAARLDWVARDAGLAHGIVDASADAAMRARFAQCFDVANDALTDADAARFDGDDEPVHPRAAAYMIYTSGSTGTPKAVAVEHGPLAAHGDALAESLPIDGSDRVLHFASVNFDVSIEAWLVPLAVGGSVVISDPPPFPPEATHAFMLREGVTNTTLPPAYLREFANVCERLGVPPSLRVLLFGGEAMSQDSFDEIRRVFPSVRLVNGYGPTEAVISPMLWPVDPDATPVLEESNGFASLPIGWPIGRRVARIEGGAKQGEAGELLLGGVCLARGYHGRAALTAERFLPDESGEPGERIYRTGDLARERLDGSFDYLGRIDDQVQVRGVRVEPAEIAACLLTHPAIADAGVLAEATGGRTQLIACVVLKEVKGDKVPGGAMDGDAAPGEEARGGEVLSEEARSEEARSEEALSDAALQAHLAAHLPQAWLPHRFARFTRLPYTLNGKLDRAALRDAVAALPAATSADHVAPQTVTEQRLAGLWQTLLNDPTPVGRTDRFFARGGDSLAAMQLQAAIRIEWRVNLRLDALFDDPSLETLAALIDSSEAETAVNRHQQITVLPRTTAAFVDRAASFAQQRFWVLAQTQDAGSAYHVAVQWDVQGALDLGTLQRALDCLIERQQAWRTTLVETGDGVVMQRIHADLPVRIAEFDLHTGSEAERAARLAALTEQHVGAAFDLSNGPLVRAALITLTNNAQRFLLTTHHAISDGWSSRCAFDELQAAYTSFATGRKPQLSALPVQYADYAQWQRDWLAAGEGERQLAYWRDALRAGPEPLLLPLDRPRVPQRDYRGGRLALRLPQTISAAVRDTARRAQASPFTVLLAAFDAWLYRLTGATDVVVAAPIAHRQRAETAPLVGLFLNTLALRARVAPDQSFAALLDGVRRSAFDAFAHQDVPFDQVLDAVKPPVRRGEEWLKVKFAQQFDLELTAELPGASVRMSPGLDLAARFDLALDFTDDPRGIELVVAYALDGIDEATAQAWLNSYAALVADAVRDPQRAIAELDCADGAEYRAARHGRALQPEADSVLALFARHASATPHRVALADAGTRLTFAELDDASDGIALALQQRNVGAEQPVAVCIERSVRFAVALLGVMKSGAYAVPLDPAAPHERLAAAVDACGAQWMLTAGGAQASLAVGNARTLDLDSLAQGASLGGLSAAVSANPNAGSDASLKANANANANANANANANAPRAASLPDQAAYLIFTSGSTGTPKGVVISHRALADYVEGMLDELAFAPGASMAMVSTVAADLGHTTLFGALCSGRTLHLLPAQCAFDPDRFAHEMRTRDVGILKIVPSHLHALLDAQQAADVLPAHALVTGGETLPWSLVERIAVLKPACRVVNHYGPTEATVGALTCDTSAPAQAALRSRNVRSLQAGHAAQSVQPTQSAQSAQSAQTTHTAHTAQSVPLGLPLPNAYACVLDTHGASVPPGGIGELYLGGPGLARGYLNRAAATAERFVPHPFAPGERLYRTGDRVRLRADRRLDFLGRLDDQVKIRGYRVEPGEVSAALRALEGVAQAETLAVEHEGRLRLASFVASANGARLDEPALRAAMAARLPDYMVPAVLLIVAALPVTANGKVDRAALRALAATPAPSAAQVDAPQGATEETLAAVWKEVLKAERVGRDDNFFELGGDSILVLQVIARSRKRGVRFTPKQLFDAPTLAQLACVATAVEAAAPVASKAHSMSPASKLQASPAKSEAFATLTPAQLRFFALDIPRRGHWNQSIELDAQAPFDADAFASAFEMLLTHHEVFRHRFAPGGSRGEWQLTFAARAFEVLPFAVASARDESDALAQFDALQSTLDLTHGPLVCAFAALLPDGMTKLYLAIHHLIVDGVSWRVLLDDLDAAYRAAREHRTVRLASTGTSAQEWAARLARAALDATNSHAAADVPRSAEADATNVPFATDMPYWAALAAPCDDLPLDHPHAKATNADAQTVIQTIDADLTRAALTEANAAYRTQMIELLIAALAQSLGMPCCRIELEGHGREALFDDADVSRTPGWLTSHYPVQFTVESTPAATLGAVKDALREVPNKGLGFGVLRHYGDATTRAALAAVPRPHVTFNYLGQFDAPREAALVPRFGGAGCERDPAGPIGNALAIHAYVDGDAARTLKIHWVYGATQFERATIETLAQRFETALAGLTAACAARLAQRGGGATPGDYPLARAGGLTQAALERLPLDLRTIDDIYPLSPMQHGILFHSLFAPEQSTYVNQLVATLIEPDVERLRAAFEGAVPRHDILRTGFTPNEATPVQIVHRQARMPVEILDWRDRGEGALDTFETWLTDDRARGFDLTSPPLMRVALIRITDEAWRLVWTRHHLLLDGWSTARFFADVLRDYIEPRRAQPFAAPAKTRYRDFIAWLAARDAGSERAFWLQRLALIEEPTLVADREREQDRESERSNVGRHLTRRESIDADTMARLTETARRLKVTVNTMVQGAWALALQRMTHHTAVAFGATVAGRPDALPDVDTVLGLFINTLPVITAPLPQRSASAWLQALQRDNAAAAEHAHTPLYEIQQWAGQGGGALFDTLVVFENYPVDEAWQGRDERALKLRDLRNIEATDFALTLVIEAGAALTIDYGYDAAKLDATRVAALHRAFAACLAGLIADPRAPLGTISIATADDLVTLANANATTQSWPQAQQQALHRQFEQTAFASADAIALEFTDPQGRTQQMTYGALDANANRVAAALVEAGVRPDTAVALCVERSFDMVVALIGVMKAGAAYLPVDPDYPAERIAYLLNDAKPAVVLTQPHLRERVVAAVESTDVRILTVDELLDTEAVLATPVEVAPEQLAYLIYTSGSTGKPKGAGNTHRALANRIAWMQDAYGLRAGDVVLHKTPFGFDVSVWEFVWPLAVGAKLAISAPGDHRDPARLVAAIETHCVTTLHFVPSMLAAFVAHLGDFNAAARCASIERIVASGEALAPELVARVAQHLPKARLYNLYGPTEAAIDVSHWTCDASDANAMSVPIGHPIANLQLHVLDAALQPLPQGAVGELYLGGMGLARGYLGRAALTAERFVPDPFTRGARLYRTGDLARRRADGALDYLGRIDTQVKLRGQRVEPGEIEALLRAEPGVHDAVVIVRDEQLIGYVARGVDSTLDTQALLAALRAQLPSYMVPAQLIEMEALPVTPNGKCDRHALPAPVRSLSFGEGALASLQTDTERELAAIWKRVLRLEAVGRDDDFFTLGGHSLLATQANAQANLHWTLILPLRTLFDERTLQRCAAAIDRALAERDAGAGEDTASAIDALLGEFELQ from the coding sequence ATGACGAGCTTCCCGATTGCGTTGCACCATCGAATCCGCGCTTTGGCGCGCATCGAACCCGATGCCCCCGCGCTTGCGTCGTTTACGCCGCATACCGTGCGGCTGACGCGAGGTGAGCTGGACAGCCGCGCGGCGCGGCTTGCCGCACAGTTGCGGGAGGCCGGCGTCACGACGGAGGTGCGCGTCGGCGTATGTGTCGCGCGGTCGTGCGATCTGTTTGTGGCCTTGCTCGCGGTGCTGAAGGCGGGCGGCGTATTCGTCGCGCTCGATCCGCGTCATCCCGCCGCGCGCCTCGACTGGGTCGCGCGGGATGCGGGTCTCGCTCACGGCATTGTCGATGCGTCCGCCGACGCCGCCATGCGCGCGCGTTTCGCGCAGTGCTTCGACGTCGCAAACGACGCTTTGACAGACGCGGACGCAGCGCGTTTCGACGGCGATGACGAACCGGTGCATCCGCGTGCGGCTGCCTACATGATCTACACGTCCGGCTCGACCGGCACGCCGAAAGCGGTGGCGGTCGAGCACGGGCCGCTCGCCGCGCACGGCGACGCGCTTGCTGAGTCGTTGCCGATCGACGGCAGCGATCGTGTGCTGCATTTCGCTTCGGTGAATTTCGATGTCTCGATCGAAGCATGGCTGGTGCCGCTCGCCGTGGGCGGCAGTGTGGTGATCAGCGATCCACCGCCGTTCCCGCCGGAAGCCACGCATGCCTTCATGCTGCGTGAAGGCGTCACCAACACCACGCTGCCGCCTGCTTATCTGCGCGAATTCGCGAACGTTTGCGAGCGCCTTGGCGTGCCGCCTTCGCTGCGCGTGCTGCTGTTCGGCGGCGAAGCGATGTCGCAGGACAGCTTCGACGAGATTCGGCGTGTGTTCCCGTCGGTCCGGCTCGTCAACGGTTACGGACCAACCGAAGCGGTGATTTCGCCGATGCTGTGGCCGGTCGACCCGGATGCGACGCCGGTGTTGGAGGAGAGCAACGGCTTTGCATCGCTGCCGATCGGCTGGCCGATCGGGCGTCGCGTGGCTCGAATCGAGGGTGGAGCGAAGCAAGGCGAGGCAGGCGAACTGCTGCTCGGCGGCGTGTGTCTCGCGCGTGGCTATCACGGCCGGGCGGCGCTTACCGCCGAACGCTTTCTGCCGGACGAAAGCGGCGAGCCAGGCGAGCGGATTTATCGCACTGGCGACCTCGCACGCGAACGCCTGGACGGCTCGTTCGATTATCTCGGCCGCATCGACGATCAGGTGCAAGTGCGCGGCGTTCGCGTGGAACCCGCTGAGATCGCGGCGTGCCTGCTGACGCATCCGGCGATTGCCGATGCGGGCGTGCTGGCCGAGGCAACCGGCGGCAGGACGCAATTGATTGCCTGTGTGGTGCTGAAGGAGGTGAAGGGCGACAAGGTGCCAGGCGGCGCAATGGACGGCGATGCAGCACCTGGCGAAGAAGCTCGCGGTGGGGAGGTGCTCAGTGAAGAAGCACGCAGTGAAGAAGCACGCAGTGAAGAAGCCCTCAGCGACGCAGCATTGCAAGCCCATCTCGCCGCGCATTTGCCGCAAGCGTGGCTGCCGCATCGCTTCGCTCGCTTCACCCGTTTGCCTTATACGTTGAACGGCAAGCTCGATCGCGCTGCTTTGCGCGACGCCGTGGCGGCATTGCCGGCTGCGACATCCGCCGATCATGTCGCGCCCCAAACCGTCACCGAGCAGCGCCTCGCGGGTCTCTGGCAAACGCTTCTGAACGATCCCACGCCGGTTGGCCGCACGGATCGGTTCTTTGCACGCGGCGGCGATTCGCTCGCGGCGATGCAATTGCAGGCGGCCATCCGGATCGAATGGCGCGTGAATCTACGGCTCGACGCCTTGTTCGACGACCCGTCGCTCGAGACGCTCGCGGCGCTGATCGACAGCAGTGAAGCTGAAACGGCTGTCAATCGGCATCAGCAGATCACGGTGCTGCCGCGTACAACCGCCGCGTTCGTCGACCGTGCCGCATCGTTCGCCCAGCAGCGTTTCTGGGTCCTCGCACAGACTCAGGATGCCGGTTCGGCGTACCACGTCGCCGTGCAATGGGACGTGCAGGGCGCGCTCGACCTCGGCACGCTGCAACGTGCGCTCGATTGCCTGATCGAGCGTCAACAGGCCTGGCGAACCACGCTCGTCGAAACCGGCGATGGCGTGGTTATGCAGCGCATTCACGCCGACCTGCCGGTGCGGATTGCTGAATTCGATCTGCACACCGGCAGCGAAGCCGAGCGCGCAGCGCGGCTCGCAGCGTTGACGGAGCAACACGTCGGCGCGGCGTTCGATCTGTCGAATGGTCCGCTCGTGCGAGCCGCGCTCATCACGCTGACCAACAACGCGCAGCGCTTCCTGTTGACGACGCATCATGCGATCAGCGACGGCTGGAGCTCGCGCTGCGCCTTCGATGAACTGCAAGCGGCCTACACTTCGTTCGCCACTGGACGCAAGCCGCAATTGTCCGCACTGCCGGTCCAATATGCCGACTATGCGCAATGGCAACGCGACTGGCTCGCCGCGGGAGAGGGCGAGCGACAGCTCGCGTATTGGCGCGATGCATTGCGCGCCGGGCCCGAGCCGCTTCTATTGCCACTCGACCGGCCGCGCGTGCCGCAACGCGACTATCGCGGTGGCCGGCTTGCATTGCGACTGCCGCAAACGATCTCCGCCGCGGTGCGCGACACGGCGCGGCGCGCGCAGGCGTCGCCCTTTACCGTGCTGCTGGCCGCCTTCGACGCATGGCTTTATCGACTGACCGGCGCGACCGACGTCGTGGTGGCGGCGCCCATCGCGCATCGGCAACGTGCGGAAACCGCGCCGCTAGTCGGCCTGTTCCTCAACACGCTTGCGTTGCGCGCGCGTGTCGCACCAGACCAATCGTTCGCCGCGTTGCTCGACGGCGTGCGCCGCTCGGCGTTCGATGCCTTTGCGCATCAGGACGTGCCGTTCGATCAGGTGCTCGACGCCGTCAAGCCGCCCGTGCGGCGTGGCGAAGAATGGCTCAAGGTGAAATTCGCTCAGCAGTTCGATCTGGAATTGACGGCGGAATTGCCGGGCGCGTCGGTGCGGATGTCGCCGGGACTCGACCTCGCCGCCCGCTTCGATCTTGCACTCGATTTCACCGACGATCCACGCGGCATCGAACTGGTGGTCGCCTATGCGCTCGACGGCATCGATGAAGCGACCGCGCAGGCGTGGCTCAACAGTTATGCGGCGCTGGTCGCCGACGCGGTGCGTGATCCGCAGCGCGCGATTGCCGAACTCGATTGCGCGGACGGGGCTGAATATCGCGCGGCGCGACATGGACGGGCACTTCAGCCCGAGGCGGATAGCGTGCTCGCGCTTTTCGCGCGTCACGCGAGTGCAACGCCGCATCGCGTCGCGCTTGCGGACGCCGGTACGCGGCTTACGTTCGCCGAACTCGATGACGCGTCGGACGGCATTGCGCTGGCCTTGCAGCAACGCAACGTTGGCGCTGAGCAGCCGGTTGCGGTATGCATTGAACGCTCGGTACGCTTCGCGGTTGCGCTGCTTGGCGTGATGAAGTCGGGCGCTTACGCGGTGCCGCTCGATCCGGCGGCGCCGCACGAGCGGTTGGCTGCGGCTGTCGACGCCTGCGGCGCGCAATGGATGCTGACCGCGGGCGGTGCGCAAGCCTCGCTGGCGGTGGGCAATGCCAGGACGCTCGATCTCGATTCACTTGCGCAGGGCGCTTCGCTCGGAGGGCTGAGTGCTGCAGTTAGCGCCAACCCGAATGCCGGATCGGACGCTAGCCTGAAGGCCAACGCCAACGCCAACGCCAACGCCAACGCCAACGCCAACGCCAACGCCCCGCGTGCGGCATCGCTGCCGGATCAAGCCGCCTATCTGATCTTCACATCAGGATCGACCGGCACGCCGAAGGGCGTCGTGATCTCGCATCGCGCACTGGCCGACTATGTCGAAGGCATGCTCGACGAACTCGCCTTTGCCCCCGGAGCTTCGATGGCGATGGTCTCGACGGTCGCCGCCGACCTCGGTCATACGACGCTATTCGGTGCGCTTTGCTCGGGCCGCACGTTGCATCTGCTGCCGGCTCAATGCGCGTTCGATCCCGATCGCTTCGCCCATGAGATGCGCACGCGCGACGTCGGCATATTGAAGATCGTGCCGAGCCATCTGCACGCGCTGCTCGATGCGCAGCAAGCGGCCGACGTGCTGCCCGCGCACGCGTTGGTGACAGGCGGAGAAACGCTGCCCTGGTCGCTTGTGGAACGCATCGCGGTTCTGAAACCGGCGTGCCGTGTCGTCAATCACTACGGCCCGACCGAAGCGACTGTCGGCGCATTGACCTGCGACACGTCCGCGCCGGCGCAAGCTGCATTGCGCTCACGAAATGTTCGCTCATTGCAAGCGGGCCATGCCGCGCAATCCGTACAACCAACGCAATCAGCACAGTCAGCACAGTCGGCCCAAACCACACATACCGCACATACCGCGCAATCGGTGCCGCTCGGCCTGCCGTTGCCGAATGCCTACGCATGCGTGCTGGACACTCACGGCGCGAGCGTGCCTCCGGGCGGGATTGGCGAACTGTATCTGGGTGGTCCAGGCCTTGCACGCGGCTATCTGAACCGTGCCGCCGCAACCGCCGAACGCTTCGTACCGCATCCGTTCGCGCCGGGCGAGCGTCTCTATCGGACAGGTGACCGCGTGCGGCTACGCGCCGATCGTCGGCTGGATTTTCTCGGGCGTCTGGACGATCAGGTGAAAATTCGCGGCTATCGTGTCGAACCCGGCGAGGTGAGCGCGGCGCTGCGCGCGCTCGAAGGCGTCGCCCAGGCGGAAACGCTTGCCGTGGAGCACGAAGGGCGTTTGCGCCTGGCGTCGTTCGTCGCTTCGGCTAACGGTGCGCGTCTCGACGAGCCGGCACTACGCGCTGCAATGGCCGCGCGTCTGCCGGACTACATGGTGCCGGCCGTATTGCTGATCGTAGCCGCGTTGCCCGTGACCGCGAACGGCAAAGTCGATCGCGCGGCATTGCGAGCGCTTGCCGCTACGCCTGCGCCGTCCGCGGCTCAAGTTGATGCGCCGCAGGGAGCGACAGAGGAAACACTTGCTGCGGTCTGGAAGGAGGTGCTCAAAGCCGAACGCGTGGGCCGCGATGACAACTTCTTCGAACTGGGCGGCGATTCGATTCTGGTGTTGCAGGTGATCGCGCGCTCACGCAAACGCGGTGTGCGCTTTACGCCGAAGCAGTTGTTCGATGCGCCGACCCTGGCGCAACTCGCCTGTGTTGCGACAGCGGTAGAGGCGGCGGCACCGGTTGCGTCGAAAGCGCACTCGATGTCACCCGCATCCAAACTACAGGCATCGCCGGCGAAGTCCGAAGCATTCGCGACCCTCACGCCTGCACAGCTGCGTTTCTTCGCGCTGGATATTCCGCGGCGCGGTCACTGGAATCAATCGATCGAACTCGATGCCCAGGCGCCGTTCGACGCCGATGCCTTCGCCAGCGCATTCGAAATGCTGCTGACGCATCACGAGGTTTTCCGTCACCGGTTCGCGCCGGGCGGTTCCCGTGGAGAATGGCAACTCACGTTCGCCGCGCGCGCGTTCGAGGTCCTGCCGTTTGCGGTCGCTTCCGCTCGTGACGAAAGCGATGCGCTCGCCCAGTTCGACGCGCTGCAAAGCACGCTCGATCTGACGCACGGCCCGCTCGTCTGCGCTTTCGCCGCGCTGCTGCCCGACGGAATGACGAAGCTCTATCTGGCGATTCATCACCTGATCGTCGACGGCGTGTCGTGGCGCGTGTTGCTGGACGATCTCGACGCGGCCTACCGCGCAGCGCGCGAGCATCGCACGGTACGTCTTGCCTCGACGGGCACGAGTGCGCAGGAGTGGGCGGCGCGACTCGCTCGCGCGGCGCTCGACGCAACGAATTCGCATGCCGCCGCCGATGTGCCGCGTTCGGCGGAGGCCGATGCAACGAACGTTCCGTTCGCCACCGACATGCCGTATTGGGCCGCACTCGCCGCACCTTGCGACGACTTGCCGCTCGACCATCCGCACGCCAAGGCGACTAACGCAGACGCGCAAACCGTCATTCAGACGATCGACGCCGATCTGACGCGCGCCGCATTGACGGAGGCAAACGCGGCGTACCGCACGCAGATGATCGAATTGCTGATCGCGGCGCTGGCGCAGTCGCTCGGTATGCCTTGCTGCCGTATCGAGCTTGAGGGCCACGGCCGCGAGGCGTTGTTCGACGATGCCGACGTGAGCCGCACGCCGGGCTGGTTGACGAGCCACTATCCGGTGCAGTTCACCGTCGAAAGCACGCCGGCGGCAACGCTCGGTGCCGTCAAGGACGCGTTGCGTGAAGTGCCGAACAAGGGCCTGGGCTTCGGCGTGTTGCGCCACTATGGCGACGCGACGACGCGCGCGGCGCTCGCCGCCGTGCCGCGGCCGCATGTGACCTTCAACTATCTCGGCCAGTTCGACGCACCGCGCGAGGCCGCTTTGGTGCCGCGTTTCGGCGGCGCGGGCTGCGAGCGCGATCCGGCCGGTCCGATCGGCAACGCGCTGGCGATTCATGCCTATGTCGACGGTGACGCAGCCCGCACGCTAAAAATCCATTGGGTGTATGGGGCGACGCAGTTCGAGCGCGCGACGATCGAGACGCTCGCACAGCGTTTCGAAACCGCACTGGCCGGGTTGACCGCCGCCTGCGCGGCGCGTCTCGCGCAACGCGGCGGCGGAGCAACGCCGGGTGACTATCCGCTCGCGCGAGCGGGCGGCCTCACTCAGGCCGCGTTGGAACGCCTGCCGCTCGATCTGCGCACCATCGACGACATCTATCCGCTCTCGCCGATGCAGCACGGCATTCTGTTTCATTCGCTGTTCGCGCCTGAGCAATCGACGTATGTGAATCAACTGGTCGCGACGCTGATCGAACCGGACGTCGAACGCTTGCGCGCCGCGTTCGAAGGCGCCGTGCCGCGCCACGACATCCTTCGCACCGGTTTCACGCCGAACGAAGCCACGCCGGTGCAGATCGTGCATCGCCAGGCGCGCATGCCGGTCGAGATCCTCGATTGGCGGGATCGAGGCGAGGGTGCGCTCGATACATTCGAAACCTGGCTCACCGACGACCGCGCACGCGGTTTCGACCTGACTTCGCCGCCCTTGATGCGCGTCGCGCTGATCCGCATCACGGATGAAGCATGGCGTCTTGTCTGGACCCGCCATCATCTGCTGCTCGACGGCTGGAGCACGGCGCGTTTCTTTGCTGACGTGCTGCGCGACTATATCGAGCCGCGGCGTGCGCAACCGTTCGCCGCACCCGCCAAAACGCGCTACCGCGATTTCATCGCGTGGCTCGCGGCGCGCGATGCCGGGAGCGAGCGCGCGTTCTGGCTGCAACGTCTTGCGCTTATCGAAGAACCGACGCTGGTTGCCGACCGTGAGCGCGAACAGGATCGCGAAAGCGAGCGCTCGAACGTCGGCAGACATCTCACACGCCGCGAATCCATCGACGCCGACACGATGGCACGTCTCACCGAAACGGCGCGCCGCCTGAAGGTCACAGTCAATACGATGGTGCAGGGCGCATGGGCGCTCGCCCTGCAACGGATGACGCACCACACCGCCGTCGCCTTCGGCGCGACCGTGGCCGGCCGTCCCGACGCGTTGCCCGATGTCGACACCGTGCTGGGTCTTTTCATCAACACGCTGCCTGTCATCACCGCGCCGTTGCCGCAACGCTCGGCGTCGGCATGGCTGCAAGCGCTTCAGCGCGACAATGCCGCCGCCGCGGAACACGCGCATACGCCGCTCTACGAAATCCAGCAGTGGGCGGGGCAAGGTGGCGGCGCGTTGTTCGACACGCTGGTCGTGTTCGAGAACTATCCGGTCGATGAAGCGTGGCAAGGGCGCGACGAACGCGCCCTCAAGCTGCGTGACCTGCGCAATATCGAAGCAACCGATTTCGCGCTCACGCTGGTGATCGAAGCCGGCGCGGCGCTCACGATCGACTACGGCTACGACGCCGCGAAACTCGACGCAACCCGGGTGGCCGCTTTGCATCGCGCATTTGCCGCGTGCCTCGCGGGTTTGATCGCCGATCCGCGTGCCCCGCTGGGCACGATCTCGATTGCGACGGCTGACGATCTTGTCACGCTGGCGAACGCCAACGCAACCACACAATCGTGGCCGCAAGCGCAGCAGCAAGCTCTGCATCGTCAGTTCGAGCAGACCGCTTTTGCATCGGCCGACGCAATCGCGCTGGAATTCACCGATCCGCAAGGACGCACCCAGCAGATGACCTATGGCGCGCTCGATGCGAACGCCAATCGGGTCGCGGCTGCGCTCGTCGAAGCAGGCGTTCGGCCGGATACGGCGGTTGCGTTGTGCGTCGAGCGTTCGTTCGATATGGTCGTGGCGCTAATCGGCGTAATGAAAGCGGGGGCAGCCTATCTGCCCGTCGATCCGGACTATCCGGCCGAGCGCATCGCGTATCTGCTCAACGACGCGAAACCAGCGGTCGTGCTGACGCAACCGCATCTGCGCGAACGTGTCGTCGCGGCGGTTGAAAGCACCGACGTCAGGATTCTGACCGTCGACGAGCTACTCGATACCGAGGCGGTGCTCGCCACGCCGGTGGAAGTGGCGCCTGAGCAACTCGCCTATCTGATCTACACATCGGGTTCGACCGGCAAGCCGAAGGGCGCGGGCAATACGCATCGCGCGCTCGCGAACCGGATCGCGTGGATGCAGGACGCGTATGGCCTGCGCGCTGGGGACGTGGTGCTGCACAAGACGCCGTTCGGCTTCGACGTATCGGTATGGGAGTTCGTCTGGCCGCTCGCGGTCGGCGCGAAACTCGCCATCTCGGCGCCGGGCGATCATCGCGACCCGGCGCGTCTGGTGGCGGCAATCGAAACGCATTGCGTCACGACGCTGCATTTCGTGCCGTCGATGCTCGCCGCGTTCGTTGCACATCTGGGCGATTTCAACGCTGCGGCGCGCTGCGCGAGCATCGAGCGGATCGTGGCGAGCGGCGAAGCGCTCGCACCGGAACTGGTGGCGCGTGTCGCACAGCATTTGCCGAAGGCGCGCCTCTACAACCTGTACGGCCCGACCGAGGCGGCCATCGACGTCTCGCACTGGACCTGCGACGCGAGCGATGCCAACGCGATGTCGGTGCCGATCGGTCATCCGATTGCAAACTTGCAACTGCATGTGCTCGACGCAGCGCTGCAACCGCTGCCGCAAGGGGCGGTCGGCGAACTGTATCTGGGTGGCATGGGACTCGCACGCGGCTATCTCGGCCGCGCCGCGCTGACGGCGGAGCGCTTCGTCCCAGATCCGTTCACGCGAGGCGCGCGTCTTTATCGAACCGGCGACCTGGCCCGCCGCCGCGCTGACGGCGCGCTCGATTACCTCGGCCGCATCGATACGCAAGTGAAGCTGCGTGGCCAACGCGTCGAGCCAGGCGAAATCGAAGCCTTGCTGCGTGCGGAGCCGGGCGTACACGACGCGGTGGTGATCGTGCGTGACGAGCAACTGATCGGCTATGTCGCGCGGGGCGTGGACAGTACGCTCGACACGCAGGCCCTGCTCGCTGCATTGCGCGCCCAGTTGCCCTCGTACATGGTGCCCGCGCAACTGATCGAGATGGAGGCGCTGCCGGTTACGCCGAACGGCAAGTGCGACCGTCATGCGCTGCCCGCGCCGGTTCGTAGCCTTTCGTTCGGCGAGGGCGCACTCGCATCGTTGCAAACCGATACCGAACGCGAACTCGCCGCGATCTGGAAACGCGTGCTGCGTCTGGAGGCGGTTGGCCGCGACGACGACTTCTTCACCCTTGGTGGTCACTCGCTGCTCGCGACGCAGGCCAACGCGCAGGCCAATCTGCATTGGACGCTGATCCTGCCGCTGCGCACGCTCTTCGACGAACGCACGTTGCAGCGCTGCGCCGCGGCGATCGATCGTGCACTGGCCGAGCGCGATGCGGGTGCCGGAGAGGACACCGCGAGCGCGATCGACGCACTCCTCGGCGAATTCGAACTGCAATAA